In Streptomyces sp. 1222.5, the genomic stretch CCAACGGCGACAACCAGGACGTGGTGAGCATGGGCCTGATCGCGGGCCGCAACGCCCGCCGGGTGCTGGGCAACAACAACCGCATCCTCGCCGTGGAGTTCCTCGCCGCCGCCCAGGCGGTCGACGTCTCACGCCGCTACGACGATCTGAGTCCGGCCTCCCGGGCGACGTACGACGCGGTGCGCGCGCTGGTGCCCGCGCTGGGCGTGGACCGGTACATGGCCGACGACATCGAGCTCGTCGCGGCCGCGCTTTCGCGCGGCGAGTTCCTGACCGCGCTCGGCAAGTACACCGGGATCGAGCTGCGCTGACCCGGCCGTAACGGCAAGCGCCGCCGGAGGGCCCGTGGGGCCGTCCGGCGGCGCTTGCCGTTACGGGGTGAGCGGGAGCGTCAGGCGGCGAGGATCTTCTCCTCCGTGGACTCGGCGTCGGCCGTGGTGGCCTGCTCCTGGCCGATCGGCGGGATGTGCCGCATCAGCGCCACGAAGAACACGCCCGCGACGGCGATCAGGCCGGCGGCGACGGCGGCGACGATGTGGATGCCGCCGGTGAAGGCGGTACGGACCGGCTCCATCAGCGCGTCGGCCACCTGCCCGGGCAGGCTCTGCGAGGCGGCGGCAGCGCCGGAGACGCTGTCGCGGGCGGCGTCGGCCGCACCGGCGGGGACGCTGGCCGGGACCGTGGAGTGGATCTGGTCGCGGTAGACGGCGAGACCCAGGGTGCCCAGCGTCGCGACGCCGAGAGCGGCACCGAACTCGTTGCTGATCTGGGAGAGCGCGCCGGCAGAACCGGCCTTCTCCGGCGGGACGGTGCCGACGACCATGTTGGTGCCGAGGGCGACCAGGGGCGCGCCGCAGAAGGAGAACACCGCGAAGCCGACGATCAGGGTGGCCGTACCTGAGTCGGCGCTCAGCTGGGAGAAGACCAGCAGCACGGTGACCACGCCGACCAGGCCCGCGCCGATGACGTAGGCGGGGCGCACCTTGCGGGCGATGATCGGGCAGATCATGAAGGAGACGGTGGCCGCCGCCATGCCCGGCAGCAGGCCGAGACCGGACTCGACGGGGCTCATGCGCTGGGCGGCCTGGAAGTACTGGGTCATCAGGAGCATGACCGTGCCGCCGATGAGGCTGTAGGCGAGCAGGCCGAGCAGTGAGGCGTTGAAGCGGCCGTGGCGGAAGAGGGACACGTCGAGCAGCGGAGAGGTCAGCGTGCGCTGGCGGCGGACGAAGAGCGTGCCGAGCACCACGCCGAGGACGATGGCGGCGACGGGCAGCGGGTGCCAGCCGTTGCGGGCCAGGTCCTTGATGCCGTAGATGACCGGGATGGTGGTGCCGATGTTGAGGGCGACGCTCGGCAGGTCGATGCTGCCGGCCTCGGGGTTGGCGGCCTCGGGCAGCACCTTCGGGCCGGTGACGAGCAGCAGGACCATCACCGGGACGCCCATGAGGAAGAGCGAGCCCCACCAGAAGTGCTCCAGCATGACGCCGCCGAGCATGGGGCCGATGATGGCGCCGAGGGTGAAGCAGCTGGCCCACATGCCGATGGCGGCGGCCCGCTGCTTCTCGTCCTTGAACATGGTGGCGATCAGCGCCAGCGTGGACGGGCTGATCGCGGCGCCGGCGATGCCGAGCAGCACCCGGGCGGCGATCAGCATGCCGGGGCTGGTGGCGAACGCGGCGAGCAGGGACGCGGCGCCGAAGGCCGCGCCGCCCATCAGGAGGAGCTTGCGGCGGCCGATGCGGTCGCCGAGGGTGCCCATGGGCACCAGGAAGCCAGCGACCATGAAGCCGTAGATGTCCATGATCCACAGCTGCTGGTTGCTGTTCGCGCCGAGGTCCGCACTCAGGTGCGGCAGGGCGAGGAGCAGTACGAAAACGTCGAGGGCCACGAGCAGGGTGGGAAGGGCGAGGATTCCCAGCCCGATCCACTCCTTCCGCCCGGCCTTGGGAGCACCGCCTGCAGTCATGTGCCTGTTCTTCCCGTCGTCGTGAGTGGTGGGGGCGTCGGCGTCGCTGCCCGAGGACATGCGAGGCCCGCCCCCGAGCGTCTCCCTCCGAACGGGTGGACCGCATCTCGCAGAATGCCTTTCTGCAGCGGGATCCGAGTGGGTTTCATGAAGCAACCTCGAAGATGCCCGGGCTGATCATCGGCTCCTAATGTCATTGGCGGACACCGGGACACGGCCCCGAGAACGACCCCGATCCCACGGTCCTCCTGTTTCCCCTCACATCTGACATGGAGTCAAAAGACATGACCGTCAAGAACAAGCTCGGCCTCGCCACCCGTATCGCCGCCACCGCCGCCGTCGCCGCGGGTCTCGCCGTTGCCGTCCAGCCCTCGGCCATGGCCGCCTCGCCGGTCGTCTCGGTCTCGCCGGCGACCGGCCTCACGGACGGCCAGCAGGTCACCCTCACCGCGTCCGGACTGACCCCGAACACGGTCTTCCACGTCGGTCAGTGCGCGTTCGTGGAGCCGACCAAG encodes the following:
- a CDS encoding enediyne antibiotic chromoprotein; the protein is MTVKNKLGLATRIAATAAVAAGLAVAVQPSAMAASPVVSVSPATGLTDGQQVTLTASGLTPNTVFHVGQCAFVEPTKYGCDATTSKDVVSDAQGKLNTTLVVHSSFQAVVTADGQVWGKVDAKTTATQVGLGSDTGEGGGQVISFK
- a CDS encoding MFS transporter; this translates as MTAGGAPKAGRKEWIGLGILALPTLLVALDVFVLLLALPHLSADLGANSNQQLWIMDIYGFMVAGFLVPMGTLGDRIGRRKLLLMGGAAFGAASLLAAFATSPGMLIAARVLLGIAGAAISPSTLALIATMFKDEKQRAAAIGMWASCFTLGAIIGPMLGGVMLEHFWWGSLFLMGVPVMVLLLVTGPKVLPEAANPEAGSIDLPSVALNIGTTIPVIYGIKDLARNGWHPLPVAAIVLGVVLGTLFVRRQRTLTSPLLDVSLFRHGRFNASLLGLLAYSLIGGTVMLLMTQYFQAAQRMSPVESGLGLLPGMAAATVSFMICPIIARKVRPAYVIGAGLVGVVTVLLVFSQLSADSGTATLIVGFAVFSFCGAPLVALGTNMVVGTVPPEKAGSAGALSQISNEFGAALGVATLGTLGLAVYRDQIHSTVPASVPAGAADAARDSVSGAAAASQSLPGQVADALMEPVRTAFTGGIHIVAAVAAGLIAVAGVFFVALMRHIPPIGQEQATTADAESTEEKILAA